NNNNNNNNNNNNNNNNNNNNNNNNNNNNNNNNNNNNNNNNNNNNNNNNNNNNNNNNNNNNNNNNNNNNNNNNNNNNNNNNNNNNNNNNNNNNNNNNNNNNNNNNNNNNNNNNNNNNNNNNNNNNNNNNNNNNNNNNNNNNNNNNNNNNNNNNNNNNNNNNNNNNNNNNNNNNNNNNNNNNNNNNNNNNNNNNNNNNNNNNNNNNNNNNNNNNNNNNNNNNNNNNNNNNNNNNNNNNNNNNNNNNNNNNNNNNNNNNNNNNNNNNNNNNNNNNNNNNNNNNNNNNNNNNNNNNNNNNNNNNNNNNNNNNNNNNNNNNNNNNNNNNNNNNNNNNNNNNNNNNNNNNNNNNNNNNNNNNNNNNNNNNNNNNNNNNNNNNNNNNNNNNNNNNNNNNNNNNNNNNNNNNNNNNNNNNNNNNNNNNNNNNNNNNNNNNNNNNNNNNNNNNNNNNNNNNNNNNNNNNNNNNNNNNNNNNNNNNNNNNNNNNNNNNNNNNNNNNNNNNNNNNNNNNNNNNNNNNNNNNNNNNNNNNNNNNNNNNNNNNNNNNNNNNNNNNNNNNNNNNNNNNNNNNNNNNNNNNNNNNNNNNNNNNNNNNNNNNNNNNNNNNNNNNNNNNNNNNNNNNNNNNNNNNNNNNNNNNNNNNNNNNNNNNNNNNNNNNNNNNNNNNNNNNNNNNNNNNNNNNNNNNNNNNNNNNNNNNNNNNNNNNNNNNNNNNNNNNNNNNNNNNNNNNNNNNNNNNNNNNNNNNNNNNNNNNNNNNNNNNNNNNNNNNNNNNNNNNNNNNNNNNNNNNNNNNNNNNNNNNNNNNNNNNNNNNNNNNNNNNNNNNNNNNNNNNNNNNNNNNNNNNNNNNNNNNNNNNNNNNNNNNNNNNNNNNNNNNNNNNNNNNNNNNNNNNNNNNNNNNNNNNNNNNNNNNNNNNNNNNNNNNNNNNNNNNNNNNNNNNNNNNNNNNNNNNNNNNNNNNNNNNNNNNNNNNNNNNNNNNNNNNNNNNNNNNNNNNNNNNNNNNNNNNNNNNNNNNNNNNNNNNNNNNNNNNNNNNNNNNNNNNNNNNNNNNNNNNNNNNNNNNNNNNNNNNNNNNNNNNNNNNNNNNNNNNNNNNNNNNNNNNNNNNNNNNNNNNNNNNNNNNNNNNNNNNNNNNNNNNNNNNNNNNNNNNNNNNNNNNNNNNNNNNNNNNNNNNNNNNNNNNNNNNNNNNNNNNNNNNNNNNNNNNNNNNNNNNNNNNNNNNNNNNNNNNNNNNNNNNNNNNNNNNNNNNNNNNNNNNNNNNNNNNNNNNNNNNNNNNNNNNNNNNNNNNNNNNNNNNNNNNNNNNNNNNNNNNNNNNNNNNNNNNNNNNNNNNNNNNNNNNNNNNNNNNNNNNNNNNNNNNNNNNNNNNNNNNNNNNNNNNNNNNNNNNNNNNNNNNNNNNNNNNNNNNNNNNNNNNNNNNNNNNNNNNNNNNNNNNNNNNNNNNNNNNNNNNNNNNNNNNNNNNNNNNNNNNNNNNNNNNNNNNNNNNNNNNNNNNNNNNNNNNNNNNNNNNNNNNNNNNNNNNNNNNNNNNNNNNNNNNNNNNNNNNNNNNNNNNNNNNNNNNNNNNNNNNNNNNNNNNNNNNNNNNNNNNNNNNNNNNNNNNNNNNNNNNNNNNNNNNNNNNNNNNNNNNNNNNNNNNNNNNNNNNNNNNNNNNNNNNNNNNNNNNNNNNNNNNNNNNNNNNNNNNNNNNNNNNNNNNNNNNNNNNNNNNNNNNNNNNNNNNNNNNNNNNNNNNNNNNNNNNNNNNNNNNNNNNNNNNNNNNNNNNNNNNNNNNNNNNNNNNNNNNNNNNNNNNNNNNNNNNNNNNNNNNNNNNNNNNNNNNNNNNNNNNNNNNNNNNNNNNNNNNNNNNNNNNNNNNNNNNNNNNNNNNNNNNNNNNNNNNNNNNNNNNNNNNNNNNNNNNNNNNNNNNNNNNNNNNNNNNNNNNNNNNNNNNNNNNNNNNNNNNNNNNNNNNNNNNNNNNNNNNNNNNNNNNNNNNNNNNNNNNNNNNNNNNNNNNNNNNNNNNNNNNNNNNNNNNNNNNNNNNNNNNNNNNNNNNNNNNNNNNNNNNNNNNNNNNNNNNNNNNNNNNNNNNNNNNNNNNNNNNNNNNNNNNNNNNNNNNNNNNNNNNNNNNNNNNNNNNNNNNNNNNNNNNNNNNNNNNNNNNNNNNNNNNNNNNNNNNNNNNNNNNNNNNNNNNNNNNNNNNNNNNNNNNNNNNNNNNNNNNNNNNNNNNNNNNNNNNNNNNNNNNNNNNNNNNNNNNNNNNNNNNNNNNNNNNNNNNNNNNNNNNNNNNNNNNNNNNNNNNNNNNNNNNNNNNNNNNNNNNNNNNNNNNNNNNNNNNNNNNNNNNNNNNNNNNNNNNNNNNNNNNNNNNNNNNNNNNNNNNNNNNNNNNNNNNNNNNNNNNNNNNNNNNNNNNNNNNNNNNNNNNNNNNNNNNNNNNNNNNNNNNNNNNNNNNNNNNNNNNNNNNNNNNNNNNNNNNNNNNNNNNNNNNNNNNNNNNNNNNNNNNNNNNNNNNNNNNNNNNNNNNNNNNNNNNNNNNNNNNNNNNNNNNNNNNNNNNNNNNNNNNNNNNNNNNNNNNNNNNNNNNNNNNNNNNNNNNNNNNNNNNNNNNNNNNNNNNNNNNNNNNNNNNNNNNNNNNNNNNNNNNNNNNNNNNNNNNNNNNNNNNNNNNNNNNNNNNNNNNNNNNNNNNNNNNNNNNNNNNNNNNNNNNNNNNNNNNNNNNNNNNNNNNNNNNNNNNNNNNNNNNNNNNNNNNNNNNNNNNNNNNNNNNNNNNNNNNNNNNNNNNNNNNNNNNNNNNNNNNNNNNNNNNNNNNNNNNNNNNNNNNNNNNNNNNNNNNNNNNNNNNNNNNNNNNNNNNNNNNNNNNNNNNNNNNNNNNNNNNNNNNNNNNNNNNNNNNNNNNNNNNNNNNNNNNNNNNNNNNNNNNNNNNNNNNNNNNNNNNNNNNNNNNNNNNNNNNNNNNNNNNNNNNNNNNNNNNNNNNNNNNNNNNNNNNNNNNNNNNNNNNNNNNNNNNNNNNNNNNNNNNNNNNNNNNNNNNNNNNNNNNNNNNNNNNNNNNNNNNNNNNNNNNNNNNNNNNNNNNNNNNNNNNNNNNNNNNNNNNNNNNNNNNNNNNNNNNNNNNNNNNNNNNNNNNNNNNNNNNNNNNNNNNNNNNNNNNNNNNNNNNNNNNNNNCCGACAGACTTAGACGGCCAGCTCAAGACGGTGGCGACAGCGAACGAAATCGCATCTTCTTCAATTGAGAAGGAGTCAGAGACGAGGAAGGAAGGACGATACAATTGTGTTTTCTTATAAAACTTTTACTCCTTTTATAAAATTAATTTTTTTTATGGTAACTACATGTTAAAGAAAAGGACAAAATAGGGTATTCACTATTGTATATTCTATAGGGACAAAGATTTATGATTTAATATTAAAGGGACAAATCTATAGTTGTTTTGTTCTATATTGCCAATTTTCCCTTTATTTTGTGTCTTTTGTTTTGTTTGGCTACGATTTAAACTAGCTTTTTCATGCATAGATATTTGAACGATTTTAAAAAAAGAAGCTAATTAGAATTATTTTTTTGTAACTGAAACCGAATTTGTATTACATTGATCTTCTTAAAGCTCAAAAGGTTCAAAAGATTCAAACAAAAAAATAATAATAAATTATGTTAAACAAAAAAAAAAGAAAAAAAAATTATGTTTTTGAATTATATTTTTTCAAATTTGAACTTTCTTATAATTTTTTTAAAATTTTTTCCAAGTTTTATTTTTAAAATTTCTTTTTGAAAATCGAAAATTATTTTTGAAACTATTTTTAAGAAAAAAAATTATCTTTTAAAGTATTTATTTATATATTTATTAGAATCCTAAATTTTACATTCCAAAAACCCTATCCAACCCTTCAACTCTAAACCTAAGTCTAGATTAGTTAACCCTAGAGTTATAAGTGTTTTTTATTTTTCATTAAAAGTGAATGTAAAATTGGTTTATATAAACATGAAAAATGGTACTATTAATATTGTATTTTTGGGAATTTCCCTTAATAAAAAGACTTTTTTTAAAAAAAATGACAAAATAATAACTATACAAATTTAAATATTACAATAACACTAATAATATCGTAATTTGCTTCGGAACCTCGAAAATTTCCAAAATATTGTCCAAATTTTGTTTATGTAATAGAAGATAGAGCATTACGAAAATTATTTTATGAGGTATTTTTTGGAGTTTAATAGTTAATTATATATTTTAATTTATAATTTTATATTTAAATGTAATATTTTATTAATTAATATTGTTGTAATCCCCTATATATTAATTGAGAAACATTACATTTTTTTTGTAGCCATGTGTCATAACTAGGATGATTCTTAGTATCATTAGAAAAATAGGTTTGTCCATCTAATTATATAATAAGCTTTTTATTAAACTAACCCTAAATTCATTATTAATGGTCTTTATTATTTTCTTAAATAAAAATTACGAAATTGCCTAATGTGGCTAAAGTATATATGGCAATTAGTGATTTTGAATAATAAATATTTGATAAAAATTAATACATCTTCTATTATATTTGTTTAATATTAAACTATTAAAATAAATTAAACAACCACATTAACCATATAATAAAAAATTAGATTTTTCTGTATATGTTATATTTTGAATTTTTAAAAATTACCATAAATTACTAAAACTCTTAAAAGTCTCACATTCAAATTTTGTGATCCATGATTTACTTTTTTTATGAAAAAATACAAATGATTACAAAATCATATAAGTAAAAAGTCTAATTTAATTAATTATTTAGATTAAAAATATATATATATATATAATATATCGTTTTAAATTAAACTATATACCACATAAAATACACAAATATTTTAATTTTGAATTTTTTTTTGAACAATTTTTTTTGATAAAAGCTCTGAACAAACATTGACAACTTATTTTTTAAAAAATTATAAATTACTGAAAAAATTAATCCCACAATAGAAATTTTGTTATCACTAAATTAAAGGTTTTGTTATGAAAGAAATAGATGATCAAAAAACAATATGAGTAGAAAACATATTTTAATAGACATTAATATTAAAAATATACTATATATGTTAATATCATTTAAAGTTAATTATATATCCTATCAAATAGAAAAAAAAATTGTTTGGATTAATAAAATTGATTTATATGTTCGCACCATTTAATTATATATGTAATAGTTACTTATTTTTAATTGTTTAATATATATTTATTATTTCATAATATGTAAAAAAAATATAATACATACAATAATTTATATATATAAAGTTTATTCCGCGCAAGAAGCGGATCTTAATCTAGTATCTACTCCCTCTGTTCCTTATAGATCCATTTTTTAGAAAAAAAAATTGTTTTAAAAAGATACATTTTTTACATTTTCAAGACATTAATTAATGAAAAATTGTACTTTTCAAAAAATACAATTGTGTTTAATAAAATTTCATTGGTTAAAAGTTATTGAAAATAGCTAATTAAGGAAAACAATGTATTGGAAAATACAATTTTAAATGTTTTCTTAATAAGTGTGAAAAAACTATAACATGGATCTTTTAGGAACGGATGGAGTATTATCCATCTATCTATATATATAAAGTTTTCTTCACTCCTAGGCCATTCACATGGGATTCTATGTTACTAAGCCAGGCTCTGTGAAGCTGACATGTGTCACGGGCGTTAAACTCAGCTTTTCATTAATTCTGGTGTAGACTTCAGTTTTCATTTGTTGTAATCGTGGGCCGAATGTCGTTGTGCGGCCGTGAAGATAGAGTTCTTCCTTAACCCTAATACCGAAGAGACGATGAATTGACATCTTTCTGATATCTATCTCCGGCTGGCTAGCAGCCATTGTTTTCCGGAAGTTCGAGCAATGGGTTCCTCTGTGATTACTTCATTGTCGCTGAGCTTCAAACAAGTTCCTCCAACAGCTGTTCCTGCTTTTCTCGACTATGTTCTAAGCTCCACAGGCGTGTCTCCCTCCACCCTTTTCGAATCCCTCATCAAAGAGTTGTCTTTTCGTGCGGAGGTAATGATCTTTCTTCAATGTAGTTTCCTGTCCATGATTGGTTTTATTGAAAAGACTTCCATGTATTTTTTTGTAATAAAACACCATTAATGGCGACAAGAAATTCCCTTCTGATGATTGCAACCACATTGCTTCGTTGGTGGCTGGTATTTGTCATCTACTAAAGAGTTTTGGTTAGTTTGAAATTTTGAATTTTTGTTAGAGATTTCAAGAATTAACTAATTGAGGTTTTTGTGGTTGAGACAGGTTTTGGTACTGAAGATAATCATAATGCCTTGCAGTTGTTTGTGTGGAGAGTGTTTGTTCCACTGATGAAGATGGTTCGTGCTTATGACTTGGATATGCTTAATAAGGTGAATCTTCCTCCCCCTGCTGTCTATTGATTAAAGCCCACAAAGTCACATATCCTTGGGCTTATTTGATCATCTTCCTCCTCCTGCTGTCTATTTAATCGTTCTTTGATGTTGTGACGAAGACAAGTGCATTGGTTGTATTGGAAGTGAGTTTGGTGCCTTTTTTTACTGAGATCAGTTGGGGTATCGATAAGAATGCTTCAACACGAAGAATCAGATTTCATTAAATGAGTAGAGCTGTTGCTTCGTGACTCTTTGAGTACAAATAATATGTATGAAAACTACATTGCATCTTTTTCTGAGTCATTTCCGATTCCACTGTCGTGCCATCTCCTGAATCTGTTACTGAGCGCTGCTTTTCAAAGTCACCAAGCAGCTCGAAAGGTTGAGAATTTCGCAGCTGGTATGCTTTGCGATTTGTGTAATACCACTGAGAGGCTTTTGTCACAAAGTGTGGAGCATCGTTCATGTGCTGTTAGTTTCCTTCCCCCTGCTATTTTCAAGGCATTCTCTTCTCAGTCTTCTCTGAAGATCTCACTTCAAGGGAATGTGTACGTACTTTCAAGGTAAGGTCAATGAAACCAAAAAGTTACGCATTTAGGTTGGTTAGTTTTCTTTTAGCTTGTTTTGATTTTTAAAGCTATAAATTCCAGGAATGGCTTCAAAAAATGAATATGGGAATGCTCCAAGAAGCTGTCCTCGGTTGGATCAATAGAGGCCTTTCTTCTGGCTCTTGGACGGACGGAACAGAAAGTTATGTCTCAGAAAAAGACCCTGTCGAATTTGACTTTAGGTCCGAACACGAGTTTTGGGAAGAAATCAAGAAAGGCTTGATATGGCAAAAGTACCTGTTATTCTTACAGATTCTCTCACTTTCTACAATATGATCATCCATGAGTGTAAAGAACCTATCCTTTCAGGTTTTTGATGAGAGCTTAGTAAGGAAGCAGTCATTGCACATACTGAAATCAGTTTTATCCATAAGTGAAGTGAGTAAGACGATTTTTGAGAAGAATTGTATGGCTCTGTTGAATCTGCTTTGTTAGGATATTGTTTTGTCTCCCACTGATTCTATTGTTAGATTCTTTTTCTGAATATAAATAATATACAAAAAGTAGGGCTGATGAAATTAATTTCTCTGAAGCACTTCCTTACTAACTTCACAATGAACTAGACAAGTAAATTAAAAAATCACGAAGGATCAGTTTTTTTTTTCATTAAACAGTTGTTCTATTACTCAAGTTTGAGGTGGTCTGGGAAACCAGAACAGAATAACCAATGTAATATAATTCCCTATGGAAGGATCTCGCTATCTTAGCTAATGAATCAGACGATACATTTTCTGAAAGAGGAACAAAAACAATTGAGAACTCCGTGTATCTGTTTTTCAACTTCATAAACTCCTCCAGCTCAGTACATAAGTTCGGCCATGCTCCGGGGTCTTTGATCATCGAGATTAAGTCCTTGCAGTCGGTCCCAAAGGATTGACATGTCGATACCTCGAGCATACATTCCATTGCCCAGGATAAAGCCTCCAGTTCTGAATGCAATGGTGAGATTCTTCGGCGTTAATTCCTTGCGCCCAATAGTTGCATCACTCCTCTAGAGTTTATCCATGTCCATCCATAGCCACTAAAAATTGTGTCATGTGTCCATGATCCATCTATCATGCATATCTCTGATATTGGAGCTCTTTCTGGATTTTGTGCTTCCACCACTTCCTCTTGTCTTTGATTTGCTTCAAACCAAGCATGGCATTCTGATTCAGCGTGTCTAACAGTTTCCAAAGGGTCCATGTCTATCCCTCTAAAGAGTTTATTGTTCCTTGCTTTCCAGATATACCATATGATCCAAGGATATGGGTCTTTGTCCAATTTTGGATCTTCAATATCATTCTTTCGCCAGAAGAGGTAATATATATATGTGAAATGGCTTCCACTTGGAAATAGTGTTGGCCGTGTTGGGGTTCCCGCATGTGCCCAAGTCTGTATAGCTGGAGGGCATTCAAAGATGGCATGATTTATAGTTTCATAATCTGCACCATAACAAGGACAATGGTTGGCGCATCTCATATGACGATGATTCAGATTACTTGTTACTGCTAACTGGCCAGATAATATCTGCCGAATGAGATGTCTGATTTTCGGAGAAGCTTTTATTTTCCAAGCAAAGGCTTGGAGCTTTGTAATACAAGGTTCATGCGCCTCCAATGTTTCCTCCTTAAGCAAGTTAGTTGCCACCCACTAACTTGACTTGACAGTGTACATCCCATTCTTCGTATAGCTCCAACAATATCCATCCTGATGATAATCTTGGCTTATGGCCAGTGATTGAATCAATGGGATGTCATCCTGATGGACATAGTTTTACAGCATCTCAGTATTCCATCTCTCTGGGTTTCCAATCATCAGATCACTTACTGGCATCATAGGATGAAGTACCAGTGCAACTGGTCTAGCTGGTCTTGCTGGTATCGTTGGGACCCAAAGATCTTCCCAAATCCTAATCTTATTGCCAGAGTGTACCTTTTGTCTAATTCCCATTGTTATTAATGGTTTTGCATTCAATATACTCCTCCACCCATAGGAGGGGTTGTTCACCTCGTTTAGTCGCAACGGCGAGCTACATCGGAAATATCGTCCGCTCAGAACTCTTGCCAATAATGAATTTGGAAATTGTACTAACTGCCATAACTGATTCCCAAGTATTGCAAGGTTAAATTCATGAATCATCATGAATCCTATTCCTCCTTTATCTCCTGATTTGTAGAGTTTCTCCCACTTTACCCCGTGAATTCCTCTTTTAGGAGGATTTGAGCTCCACCAGAACTGTGCAATGACACTAGCTAAATTCTCACAAGTCTCTAAAGGTAGAAGGAGGGTTGACATTACATACGTGGGTAGATCCATCAGTATAGACTTTATGAGTACTTCCTCTCCTCCCCTTGATAAACATCTTCCGATCCAGTCATTAACACAGCTTTGTAGTCGCTTTTTCAGAAAGGCAAAGAGCTTTATCTTTGAACCGCTAATATCTTCAGGGATACCAAGATAGGAACCAATCCCTCCCTGATTTGCAATTCCAATTGAAGTTTTTAAAGTATCCTTGACATGTCCAGGTATTCTCTTACCAAAGAGTAAGGATGATTTTTCAAAATTAATGCATTTTCCAGAAGCTTTTCCATAGGTCCCAAGTGCTTTCATAATTTCATCGCATTCACGTGGCTCCGCTTTACAGAAGAACAAGCTATCATCAGCAAAGAGAAGGTGGGATACCGGAGGGCTAGCGCGTGATACGTGCATCCCCGTTATCTTTCCTTGATTCTCAGCATGGTTTAGAAGGCTAATAAGTGATTCCGTGCATAAGATGAATATGAAAGGAGACAAAGGATCTCCCTGTCGCAGACCCCGTTTGGGGGTTATATTTCCTCTTGGCTGGCCATTGAATAAGACATGTGATGTGATTCTGGATAACACAAAGGAATGGAATCATGAACCTGGAGAGCTTGTAGCTGAGGATGCAACAAGAAGAATTCATTGTTCGAGATGGAAGCACTATCATCTTTATACCTCAACCACCATCCAAGACATTCTAAGTTCAAGCTGATCAACAACTAAGCAAGTAGATTGAGTGTGCTCTTTTCCTAACCTTTGGTTTTGTTCCATTGGGTTTTCCAAAAGAAGGTTTTTAACAAGGCCACAAGTTACTTCAAATCACTTGGTTGTTGATCTTGGTCCAAGAATATCGTTATCTATCTTATGTTATTTTTATTTCTAAGTTTATGTTATGTTTTTCTTCATTTTCGAAAACTCTAGTCTTTGGTCTTTGTTGTATTTTTGAGAGGACCCTGTCTTTACTCCTCTTGCATTTTCGAAAGCTTGTCCATGTACAAGTCTCTCCCTTTATAAACCTGGTCGAAATCTAATAAGAGGACTCCAATTTTTTTATCAAAACCTTTGTTTTCTCTTTTCTTCTTGCTTGTCGAGTTGATTGAGTATTGGTGTGTAATATCCAACTTCTGGTGTGTAATATCCAGAGACTAAGGGCTCTAGTTTGGTGTGTCATATCCGATATATTGCCTAGGAGTATCAAGGAGCCTTTCCGCAGCCTCTTTTGTCACCATTCGATCCACATGCCTTGAGAAACTTGAGTCTTTTGATTCGTTTCTGCAAGGATTATCCCATCTGTTCTAGAGCATCATCCTAGGATCTCATTAAGTGGTATCAGAGTAACTCTGGAAGGGAAGTGTTTGATTTCTATCTGTTTTGGATTTGATCTCTTCATATTCTATTGTGATTTTGATCGATCTGTGTTTCTTGTGTAGAAATCTATCGAAATAGGTTTCATTGATCTTGATTCTAAAACTAGACTGTTCGGAGTCTTTGTGAGAAAGTTACTGATTTCTTTTAATCTGAACCTGTTTAGTGTTTGTAGAAGACGATCTGTGTGTTTGACGTTGAGACCTGATAGTACTAAATACTTTGATCACGTTTTGGGTTTCAGACTGTTCACATCCTTGATCAGAAAGCCATTGATTTGTTTGCTTGATCTGTTTCTGATTTTGTTAAATTGAATCGATTTGTTTCTGTTGTTGTGAATCTGTTCTATTCAGATTTTTTTTTTTTAAATCCAAGATTGAAACTGAACCTGATTTCGTGATCTCTCTCTGTTCTGTTTTGAAATCAAACTGATCTGTTTCTGCTTTGTTAAGATTGATCGATTGGTGTTTTTTTTGTTTCTGATTATCAGCCTGTTCCTGATTATCAATCTGTTTTGTTTCTGGTTTAAGTTTGATTTTCGTTTTGAATCTGTTTTATTTGTTGTTCACTTGCTTCTGGATTCGAAAATCAATTATCATACTATCTTGTTCAATTGTTTGTGTTCTGTTTTGTTGTCTACTTGTTGCTGAATTCGAAAATCAACCAAACTGTTGTTTATTGCAATTCTGAGTATTATGTTTATGTTTGCAAGTTGATTAATTGTTTTTCTGTAAGAAACTTTTACTGGTTGTGTTCTTCTTGTGTCTCAGGAGCCATGGAAAGAGATCAAGAAGGAAGAATCAACACTGCTAGGACTGCTTCTTTGCAGAAGATAATGAAATTCAGAATGGAAAGTCAGCAGAAACATGAACTTATGCAGAAAAGGATGAGGCAGAGATCATCAATGAAAAATCAAAATCTTGAGCCTAAACCACCAGATTATTTTCAATACAGATCAAGCAAGCATAAGAGGATTAAAAAAGAAGAGGCAGATCATGGAGAGCAACATATCAAGCCATCAGCCAACACATGGAGCAGACCACATCAATCTTCTCTCATTCCTAAATCAAATTTTCTTTATTCTGATTATACACCAGTTACTGATGTTCAACTCTATGCTTTTTCAGGAAAAAGCGACTATCTAGAGTAGGAAAGAACCATGGACAAGTGGCTCTGTTACAACAGAATCCTAAAGAAGGAAAGATTAGCTTTTGCAATTCCTCGACTCACAAGAAGAGCTTATAAGTGGTGGTTGCAAGAAGAAGATGATCGCAAATTCTACAAAGAACCAGCTATCATCACTTTGGAAAATCTGAAGTTGCTACTAAGGAGTAAGTATGCATCCAAAGGCCACACTTCTCTGAAATCTCCAATGAAGGCCACATCTAGTGAGACAGTAACCTGTTACGGAAAAGAGAAAACAGTCTCTAAGCCATCTATGGATGATCAACGATTCTGTTTCAGTAAAGAAGAAAAGGAGGAGTTGTTACAAGTAATTAAAAATGTGAAGAAACAACTCAGGAAGACCAGTGCAACAAATCCTTCCTTAGAAACACAGAACCAAGAGCCATTCAAAGCTGTATATGTGCTAGTTATTTATAATCATTTTATGGATTTACATTGATTATGACAAATATAATAACTATACTGTAAAATAAAAATAATTTTAAAATTAAATTTGAAATTTTGCTTTTGAAAAAGGTATTCAAAAAGGTATTTTTGTGATGGTCTAACAAAATACTAACTTTTACCTGAATAAAGTGAATCCAATCAATTATATTTATAAACTAGATGATGGCCGGCACATTTGTGCGGACTAATATACATCAAACTAATTCAAATTTTAACATAATTTTTAATTTCAATCTAAATTAGTCAATTAGTTTTAAATATTAAATTAAACATAAGATATAATTTATCTTTTTTTATTACATCGCATCACATATAATAGTTTGTTACTTGAAAAATCTTTTATTTATTATATCACTAAACCACACACGTAAAAGTATATTATCATAATAACCTAATAAAATTTTATAAATATTTTAAAATAACTTCAAAGATAAATCTACAAAAGAAACCACAATTACCAATTATCACAGAAAGCTATGAAATCAAACCTCTCTTCGTCAAAGTCTTAATTGTATTTATGAATTGTATTTATGAATTTCCTTTTTCGGAGTTTATAGTTACACTTATTATCCATAATAATTAAAAAAATATTTTTATTTAACTAAAATTTTATAAACTAAAAGTGATATATTATATATGTCTAGTAAAAATTGAATTTTTTAGTTATAATGGCGAGATATTGTATTCTTTAGACTCAGATTTTTTATTGGTAAAATGATTCGGTGACATAAAAGAGAAAAATCTTTCTTTTAAATATGATAGATAAAAAGTTAAACTA
This sequence is a window from Brassica oleracea var. oleracea cultivar TO1000 chromosome C1, BOL, whole genome shotgun sequence. Protein-coding genes within it:
- the LOC106327461 gene encoding uncharacterized protein LOC106327461, which gives rise to MGSSVITSLSLSFKQVPPTAVPAFLDYVLSSTGVSPSTLFESLIKELSFRAEKFPSDDCNHIASLVAGICHLLKSFGFGTEDNHNALQLFVWRVFVPLMKMVRAYDLDMLNKTSALVVLEVSLVPFFTEISWGIDKNASTRRIRFH